In Flavobacterium piscisymbiosum, the sequence ATATTTAGGAATACATTATTTATACGCAGGAAATGATCCCAAAAAAGGATTTGATTGTTCGGGCTTTGTCAATTATGTTTTCAAACATTTTGATGTTAGTGTACCCAGAAGTTCCAGCGGATATAAAAATCTGGGAGTTTCAAAAAAACCTGAAGATTTTAAAGTGGGAGATGTTTTAGTTTTTTACGGCTACAAAAACAGAACCGTTGTTGGACATGTCGGGATTATCTGCGAAGCCAATGGCATGAATTCTAAATTTATACACGCCTCATCCGGGAAAGCCGGCAGCGTAACGATTAGCGATTTAGATTCTGATCATTACAGTAAACGTTATTATAAGTGTGTTGATGTACTTCCTTGATTTTTTTTCACGCAGATTTAAAAAGATTTCAGCAAATGCGCGCAGATTTATTTATTCTGATAATTCAAAAAATCAAATTAAATCTGCTTTGATCTGCCAGATCTGCGTGAAAATTACTGTAGTTAGCAACAAACCATTTCTATTCTTCGGTAAGTAATTTGATCAGACTTTCATCTCTTTTATAAACATCTTTATAAAAGTTCAAATTGCCGTCACGATCTACCCAGGCGGTAAAATATCCTATATAAACCGGAATTTTCTTTTTTAGCGTATACCAGCTTTCTTTACCGGCATGCATTGCCTTGTCGATTCTTTCCGGAGTCATGTTTGGATCTTGTTTCAAAAGTTCAATGGCTAATTCTCTTGGTTTGCCTACACGAACGCAACCGTGACTAAAAGCCCTGTTTTCTCTTTCGAACAAACTTTTTGCCGGTGTATCATGCAAATAAATATTATTTGAATTCGGGAATAAAAACTTCACCAAACCAAGCGAATTGTTTTTTCCGGGTAACTGACGAACGGCACCATTATTCCATTCCAGATTTTTTTGGGCTAGATAATTCTTGTTCTTTGCCATTCCGGGTTTTATCTCACTTTTGATGATACTTGGAGGTACATTCCAATACGGACTAAAAACAATATTATTCATCATTCCGCTAAAAACTACGGTTTTGGTCATTGCTCTTCCTACTACCACCGGCGATACAAATGCGATTTCATGATTGCGAATCAAATACAATCTAAACTCCGGAATGTTAACTTCGATGTATTCTTTCCCTTTTTCGAGTTCGGGATCAATCCATCTGCAACGTTCCATATTAGCAATAATAGTTTTAATTCTGTCTGAAACAGGAACGTTTAACTCGGCAATATGTTCCGGTAAAATGGTGTTTTTTGGAGTTAATCCGTGATGGAATTCGTAGCTTCTTATTCCTTTTATCAATGTCGAATCGCAAATATTGCTTTTGCTATTTTCTTTAAGATCACCGGTTATAAAAAGCCTTTCTCTGATTTGTCCAATTGTTGCAACAGAATCTCCGAGTTTTAGACTTTTAAAATCTTCACCAGTTTCGATCGTTTTCCATCCTCCTTTTTTCTCAATCTCTCTATATTGATGAAGCGCGTCACGAAGCTTATAATATTGGCTGAACATTTTGCTCTTTTTGTCATCGCTAATCGTAGCTTTTTTATAAATAGAATCTGAAAAAACCTGATAGTTTACTTTTTTTCGAGGTAAAAGCCATTCTAATGATCTGGTCGTTTTTTCGTCTACACCAGAAACTTTCTGTACATAATAAAAGTACAAATTGGTAATCATCAAATCGGTATCAGTTTGTGATAATTTGTTTTCGGCTGTATGCTCAAAAATAGGATTGATTTTTTCATTATAAGGAAAATTAGCTTTCAAGCCTTCCTGATCTAATCCCTTATATTTATTGAATAATGTATTTCCGTATTCTACAACACCTTTATTATCCAGCCATAACTGTGTAGATTTGTTTTTTTTGTATAAAGCCAAAACCTCGCTCTGAAATTTAATCAATTTAGGATATGCCTGATAAAATGTCGAGATGCCAGAACTGTCAATTGTTATTTTAAGTTCAGGAACCACTTTTTCTGAAGTCTTTGATTCTTCCGTTTTCTTTTCTGCTTTTTTATTACAGGAAACAGCACTAATTAGAAGTACTACAGCAACAAGCGGATACAAAATTTTCATAATATTTTTTTTATTAAAAATAGAAAAGTTTTGGCGAAATCAAAGCATTTCTAAAAAAATTAATATGGCTTCTAAAATCCATTTATTACTCCATAAAAAAACAAAAAAAAACTCCGAATACATTACATATCCGGAGCTTCTGCTTTATAACCAACCTTTATTTTTAGATTACTGTTCCTTTTAAAGTAAGTACTTTTGGAGTAGTCTCCGCACTTGTTGTTACAGTAACTGTTTTTGTAAAACCACCTTTGTTGGCTGCATTATATGTTGCTGTTATTTTAGCTGATTTACCAGGTAAAATAGGCTCTTTTGTATAATCTGTTGCAGTACAACCACAAGATCCCTGAACGTTTGTAATTACTACGGCAGTTTTTCCTGTATTTTTAAATTCGTAAACAATTGCTTTTGGCGTTCCTTGAGGAATTTGACCTACATCAATAGTTTCTGCTTTCCAAACAATTGTAGAAGCTGTTACTCCTTCAACTTTTGTTTCAGAAGTCATAGATTGTATTGGTGCAATTGCCGAAAAAGACATTAAGCTTAACGCTAAAGCTAACATCGAAATTTTAATCATTTTCATAGTTATATAATTTAATGGTTTATAGTTCTAATTTTGTTTTACAAAGATATTTCAGACAAAACCAAATCGCTGTTAACCGCTTTCAAATCTTTGTTAATGACTTGTTAATCGGTGTTTTTAAACCTAAATTTGATTAATATTACACTCTAAAACACCGTTTTCTTGAAAATAAATAAACTCAATAGTATTATCCTTCTGGGACTTGTCGCCATTATTAGCATATTGGTAGCACAATTGCTTTGGACGAAGGAGGCTTTTACTTTAGAACAAAAAAAATTAAGTCAGAAAGCCAATATCGCTTTGCTGGAAGTTGCCCGAAAATTATATGAAGGAAAAGATCATGAATCCTCCTGTCTGAATCCTGTTCAAAAAATTTCGAACGATTATTATATTGTAAATATCCAGAACGATTTTGAACCGGATATTTTAGAATTTTATTTGAGATCAGAGTTTAAAAAAATGAACATTACAACTGATTTTGAATACGCAGTGTACAATTGCCAAAGTGATGAAATGGTGTACGGAAAATACATTTCGTTTGCTGAAAAAGAAAAAACGAAGAGAACAGTTTCTTTTCCAAAGCATAAAAATTTAGTGTATTATTTTGCCATTCGTTTTCCTAACGAAACGACTTATTTATTTAGTTCGATGCGATTTTGGTTTATACTTTCGATCGCTTTAATCTTGATTTTATTGATTTATGTTTATTCGATTTTTACGCTTTTGCAGCAAAAAAAATACTCTGAACTGCAACGGGATTTTATCAATAATATGACACATGAATTCAAAACTCCTTTGTCTTCTATATTAATTGCTTCAAAATATTTAAGCGAACAAAATCCTATCAAGGATGATAAAAAATTGCATACATACACCAATATTATTATCAATCAGAGTCACAAACTGAACAATCATATCGAGAAGATTCTGAATGTTGCCAAATCAGATTATGCTCCTTTAGAATTAAAGAAAGAGACAGTTTTAATTGTTCCGATTATCGAAGAAACGATCGAAAACATTCAGTTAAAATATCCTGAAGCTTCGATTAAAATCGAAACCCTGTCGAATGAATATCAAATAGAAACCGATGTTTTTCATTTCTCTAATTTGATTTATAATTTACTGGATAATGCTATTAAATATTGCAACGAAAAACCGGAAATCAAGATTGGAATCTCAACAGAAAATTCAGTTATAAAAATAGCTTTTAGTGATAACGGAATCGGGATTTCTCCTAAAAATATGTCTTTTGTTTTTGATAAATTTTACCGCGCACAAAACGAAAAAAGCAATGAAGTAAATGGTTTTGGACTTGGTTTGTATTATGTAAAAGAAATTTGCAACTTGCATAACTGGAAAATAAAAGTACAAAACAACACAACAAACGGCATTACGATAACTTTGTCAATTCCTTATAAAAAATGAAACAATTCAAAATACTTTATACCGAAGACGATGAAACATTAGCTTTTTTGACCAAAGACAATTTGGAACAAAACAATTATGAAGTAATTCATTGTTGCGACGGGCAATTGGGATTAGAAACCTTTAAAAAAGAAAATTTTGACATTTGTATCTTTGATATCATGATGCCAAAAATGGATGGTTTTGAATTGGCGACAGAGATCAGAAAATTAAATACTGATATTCCGATTATCTTTCTTTCTGCAAAAACATTAAAAGAAGACCGTATTAAAGGTTTGCGTCTGGGTGCGGATGATTATTTGGTAAAGCCTTTTAGTATTGAAGAATTACTGCTAAAAATTGAAATATTCCTGAAACGTTCTCAGAAAAACATCCCGATAGAAAAATCGGTTTACGAAATTGGAAAGTATCAGTTTGATACCAACAATTTTATTTTATTTAATGAAAACGAAAAAATAAGCCTGACGCAACGCGAAGCCGAGTTATTGAAATTATTTCTGGACAATAAGAATTCGGTTTTAAAAAGAGAACAAATTCTGACTTCGCTTTGGGGAACAGATGATTATTTTATGGGAAGAAGTCTGGATGTTTTTATTTCGCGACTGCGTAAAATTTTAGTGAATGAAGAAGGTATCGCTATAGAGAATCTTCACGGAATTGGGTTTAGGTTTACAGTGTAAGTTAATTTCTAACGACTTAAAACATTATTTGCTTTATCCAGGCATTCTAAAAATATAATAATTACAAAAACCTTCTTATAAATACAGAATCCTGAAAAGTTACATTTTTAATACAAATTAGAAAAAAACTGTAAAATTATTTTTAAAAAACTTTCGTATTTTTAATATCTAATTTTCCTCGATATGAAATTACATCATTTACGCAACGCCACTTTAGTTATTGAAACTGAAACCGATGTTATATTGGTTGATCCCATGTTAGGAAAGAGAAAAACGATTCCGCCTTTTACCATTTTTCGTTATAAACCCCATAGAAACCCACTTGTTGCTTTACCCAAAAATACCAGAGATATATTAAGCAGGGTTACTATTTGCCTGATTACACATTTACATACCGATCACATAGACAAAGCCGGTGAAGTTTTTCTAAGACGAAAAAGTATTCCGGTAATTTGCAGTGCAAAAGATGAAAATGCTTTGAGCGCAAGAGGCTTAAATATTCTCCAAACTTTAAATTATTGGGAACCGCAGGAATTTCTTGGAGGTAAAATTATAGGTATTCCGGCTATTCACGGTTACGGATTTATTGCAAAACTGATGGGAAACGTAATGGGTTTTTATATTGAATTACCTAACGAAAAATCTATTTATATAAGTTCAGATACTGTTTTTACCGAACATGTACAAAAAGTTCTCGTGGAATTTAAGCCTGAAATTGCCGTCGTAGCCTGCGGAACAGCGAGATTAGATATTGGTCAGCCTTTATTAATGAGAATGAATGATATCCTGAAATTTGTTGCCTTAGCGCCTAAATATATTTTGGCAAATCATTTAGAAGCTTTAAACCATTGCCCGACAAAAAGATCGGAATTGAGATTGGCCTTAGAGGAAAATAATTTATTAGATAAAGTTTCGATTCCGGAAGATGGCGAAATTGTTTTATACTAAAGTTATAAAACCAGCAAACCAAATTCACGCAATGTATTGATTGGTTTTGAATACCAAAATAATTCGAAATCTTCTAAACTCGTTTCAAAATCGGCTTTTACTTCCTGAAAAGTATAATTTCTAGCATTTGAGATTGTAATTTTAGTTAGAATTTCAACCAGCCATTCTCCTTCTTCTTTATTGGTCTGAATATTGAAACTTTCCTTTTTATCATGAAAAGTAAAAGTCATCATTTCCCAGGATCTTCCTTTTTTAGATTTTGTAAAAGGTTCTGTAAAAGGTTTTCCTCCCAACCAAACCACTTTTGCATTTGGTTTTGTATTAAAATCGTTTCCTTCTTCAAGCGCATTAAAAATAAAATCGGGATCTATTTTTGTTTTCGGAATTTTAAAATCAAACCAATCTTGCAATTCGTAGTCAAAACAAATTCCGTGCATGAAATTAAAAAGCGATTTCTTTAATCCGAAACTAAATTTATCATGATTGATTCCCGTAGAATCTGTATAGTCGATATCATTATTGGCGAAAGTTCCAATGGCTTCGGTCTTTTTTGTTACACCAAATTTCTCCGGATATAGTCCAACAGGACTATGAGCCGTCATCGCAAACTGATGCCAAAATCCAGATTGCAGAATTCCCGCTTCGAATAACTGGCGTACCATTTCGAGACTATCTACCGTTTCCTGAATGGTTTGTGTTGGATATCCGTACATTAAATAGGCATGAACCATGATTCCGGCTTCGGTAAAATTTCGGGTCACTTTGGCGACTTGTTCTACCGTTACGCCTTTGTCAATTAATTTTAATAATCGATCTGAAGCCACTTCTAAACCTCCGGAAACAGCAATACAACCGGAAGCTTTTAGTAATAAACATAAATCTTTAGAAAAGCTTTTTTCAAATCGAATGTTTGTCCACCATGTAACAGCCAGTTTTCGACGTAAAATTTCCAATGCCAAAGCACGCATTAAAGCAGGCGGCGCAGCTTCATCGACAAAATGGAATCCGTTTTGTCCTGTTTGCAGCATCATATCTTCCATTCGATCGCACAATAAATTGGCTGCAACAGGTTCGTATACTTTGATGTAATCTAATGAAATATCACAAAAAGTACATTTTCCCCAATAACAACCGTGTGCCATGGTAAGTTTATTCCAACGTCCGTCGCTCCACATTCGGTGCATTGGGTTCACAATTTCGATAACCGAAATGTATTTATCCAAAGACAAATCAGAATAATCAGGTGTTCCTACGTAGGCTTGTTTGTAATCGTGTTTTAGAGAATTGTTTTTGTACACTACTTTTCCATCTTCTAAAAGAAAAGTTCTTTTATAAGAATTGGAATTTGGATTTTCTAGATTGAAGATTAATTCCTCTATCGGAACTTCTCCATCATCTAAAGTGATAAAATCGAAAAATTCAAAAACACGTGCATCCGAAAGTGAACGTAATTCGGTATTAGGAAAACCACCGCCCATCGAAATTTTGATTTCGGGATGATTTTGTTTGATCCATTGTGCACATCTGAAAGCGCTGTATAAATTTCCCGGAAAGGGAACAGAAATCAGAAAAAATGTAGGCTGAATCGTTTCAATCTTCGCTTTTAAAATCGAAATTAAAATTGCATCGATATAAGTGGGTTCTTGTTGTAAAGCCTCGTACAATTCATTAAACGAATTAGCGCTTCGGCCTAAACGCTCGGCATATCGGCTAAAGCCAAAATTTTCATCGACACATTCAACAATATAATCGGATATATCTTCAAGATACAAAGTTGCCAAATGTTTCGCTTTATCCTGAGTTCCCATGGTTCCAAAAGCCCAA encodes:
- a CDS encoding C40 family peptidase; translated protein: MKSSLYIAFAATILFSSFTLKKENKLINDQTEKTQTTIDRDSIISYAKQYLGIHYLYAGNDPKKGFDCSGFVNYVFKHFDVSVPRSSSGYKNLGVSKKPEDFKVGDVLVFYGYKNRTVVGHVGIICEANGMNSKFIHASSGKAGSVTISDLDSDHYSKRYYKCVDVLP
- a CDS encoding DUF1573 domain-containing protein, which gives rise to MKMIKISMLALALSLMSFSAIAPIQSMTSETKVEGVTASTIVWKAETIDVGQIPQGTPKAIVYEFKNTGKTAVVITNVQGSCGCTATDYTKEPILPGKSAKITATYNAANKGGFTKTVTVTTSAETTPKVLTLKGTVI
- a CDS encoding L,D-transpeptidase family protein, translating into MKILYPLVAVVLLISAVSCNKKAEKKTEESKTSEKVVPELKITIDSSGISTFYQAYPKLIKFQSEVLALYKKNKSTQLWLDNKGVVEYGNTLFNKYKGLDQEGLKANFPYNEKINPIFEHTAENKLSQTDTDLMITNLYFYYVQKVSGVDEKTTRSLEWLLPRKKVNYQVFSDSIYKKATISDDKKSKMFSQYYKLRDALHQYREIEKKGGWKTIETGEDFKSLKLGDSVATIGQIRERLFITGDLKENSKSNICDSTLIKGIRSYEFHHGLTPKNTILPEHIAELNVPVSDRIKTIIANMERCRWIDPELEKGKEYIEVNIPEFRLYLIRNHEIAFVSPVVVGRAMTKTVVFSGMMNNIVFSPYWNVPPSIIKSEIKPGMAKNKNYLAQKNLEWNNGAVRQLPGKNNSLGLVKFLFPNSNNIYLHDTPAKSLFERENRAFSHGCVRVGKPRELAIELLKQDPNMTPERIDKAMHAGKESWYTLKKKIPVYIGYFTAWVDRDGNLNFYKDVYKRDESLIKLLTEE
- a CDS encoding MBL fold metallo-hydrolase, which translates into the protein MKLHHLRNATLVIETETDVILVDPMLGKRKTIPPFTIFRYKPHRNPLVALPKNTRDILSRVTICLITHLHTDHIDKAGEVFLRRKSIPVICSAKDENALSARGLNILQTLNYWEPQEFLGGKIIGIPAIHGYGFIAKLMGNVMGFYIELPNEKSIYISSDTVFTEHVQKVLVEFKPEIAVVACGTARLDIGQPLLMRMNDILKFVALAPKYILANHLEALNHCPTKRSELRLALEENNLLDKVSIPEDGEIVLY
- a CDS encoding sensor histidine kinase, whose product is MKINKLNSIILLGLVAIISILVAQLLWTKEAFTLEQKKLSQKANIALLEVARKLYEGKDHESSCLNPVQKISNDYYIVNIQNDFEPDILEFYLRSEFKKMNITTDFEYAVYNCQSDEMVYGKYISFAEKEKTKRTVSFPKHKNLVYYFAIRFPNETTYLFSSMRFWFILSIALILILLIYVYSIFTLLQQKKYSELQRDFINNMTHEFKTPLSSILIASKYLSEQNPIKDDKKLHTYTNIIINQSHKLNNHIEKILNVAKSDYAPLELKKETVLIVPIIEETIENIQLKYPEASIKIETLSNEYQIETDVFHFSNLIYNLLDNAIKYCNEKPEIKIGISTENSVIKIAFSDNGIGISPKNMSFVFDKFYRAQNEKSNEVNGFGLGLYYVKEICNLHNWKIKVQNNTTNGITITLSIPYKK
- a CDS encoding B12-binding domain-containing radical SAM protein, with translation MKTKLFVVTPPFTQLNTPYPATAYIKGFLNTKNIESAQADLGIDVILELFSKKGLIDLFQVSSFRFESVSSRAESRDDVSDNSKRIFALQDEYIKTIDAVIQFLQGKNPTLALQICQEDFLPEASRFAQLEELDWAFGTMGTQDKAKHLATLYLEDISDYIVECVDENFGFSRYAERLGRSANSFNELYEALQQEPTYIDAILISILKAKIETIQPTFFLISVPFPGNLYSAFRCAQWIKQNHPEIKISMGGGFPNTELRSLSDARVFEFFDFITLDDGEVPIEELIFNLENPNSNSYKRTFLLEDGKVVYKNNSLKHDYKQAYVGTPDYSDLSLDKYISVIEIVNPMHRMWSDGRWNKLTMAHGCYWGKCTFCDISLDYIKVYEPVAANLLCDRMEDMMLQTGQNGFHFVDEAAPPALMRALALEILRRKLAVTWWTNIRFEKSFSKDLCLLLKASGCIAVSGGLEVASDRLLKLIDKGVTVEQVAKVTRNFTEAGIMVHAYLMYGYPTQTIQETVDSLEMVRQLFEAGILQSGFWHQFAMTAHSPVGLYPEKFGVTKKTEAIGTFANNDIDYTDSTGINHDKFSFGLKKSLFNFMHGICFDYELQDWFDFKIPKTKIDPDFIFNALEEGNDFNTKPNAKVVWLGGKPFTEPFTKSKKGRSWEMMTFTFHDKKESFNIQTNKEEGEWLVEILTKITISNARNYTFQEVKADFETSLEDFELFWYSKPINTLREFGLLVL
- a CDS encoding response regulator transcription factor: MKQFKILYTEDDETLAFLTKDNLEQNNYEVIHCCDGQLGLETFKKENFDICIFDIMMPKMDGFELATEIRKLNTDIPIIFLSAKTLKEDRIKGLRLGADDYLVKPFSIEELLLKIEIFLKRSQKNIPIEKSVYEIGKYQFDTNNFILFNENEKISLTQREAELLKLFLDNKNSVLKREQILTSLWGTDDYFMGRSLDVFISRLRKILVNEEGIAIENLHGIGFRFTV